A part of Halobaculum sp. MBLA0143 genomic DNA contains:
- a CDS encoding luciferase, with product MSTTRTREGDGIETTGLDGVVFKPTETTAAAIRRLPFELVCVDYEGRSALPSAETLSSLAADRTLRVTTPVRADGFDPLGDDELSTRLPEGAGRVLVAGHGAYLTETEQSRAVAPRLGAAVERTNDPWVGTESVERVALAAGGVQYELLSRGTVDAIEGLRAAGYDGDVAVYAPTVPTADEDAILDAVGAYAARRAPVRRALPDDAATDATATGRAREVLEAAVRDYALVGSHATIRERVDELKTAGADLVVGYPAAGVETFTR from the coding sequence ATGAGTACGACACGTACGCGCGAGGGTGACGGCATCGAGACGACGGGACTGGACGGCGTCGTGTTCAAGCCGACGGAGACGACAGCGGCTGCGATCCGGCGGCTCCCGTTCGAGTTGGTGTGTGTCGACTACGAGGGGCGGTCGGCGCTGCCGTCGGCGGAGACGCTCTCGTCGCTGGCGGCCGACCGGACGCTGCGGGTGACGACCCCGGTGCGGGCCGACGGGTTCGACCCGTTGGGTGACGACGAACTGTCGACGCGGCTGCCGGAGGGGGCCGGTCGGGTGCTCGTCGCCGGTCACGGGGCGTACCTGACGGAAACGGAGCAGTCGCGGGCCGTCGCGCCGCGACTCGGCGCGGCCGTCGAACGGACGAACGACCCGTGGGTCGGCACGGAGAGTGTCGAGCGGGTGGCGCTGGCGGCCGGGGGCGTCCAGTACGAACTGCTGTCCCGCGGGACGGTCGACGCGATCGAGGGGCTGCGGGCCGCCGGCTACGACGGCGACGTGGCGGTGTACGCGCCGACGGTGCCGACGGCAGACGAGGACGCGATCCTGGACGCCGTCGGCGCGTACGCGGCACGGCGGGCACCGGTGCGGCGGGCGCTGCCGGACGACGCCGCCACGGACGCGACCGCGACCGGGCGAGCCAGGGAGGTGTTGGAGGCGGCCGTCAGAGACTACGCGCTCGTCGGCTCGCACGCGACGATCCGCGAACGGGTGGACGAGTTGAAGACGGCCGGCGCGGATCTCGTGGTCGGCTACCCGGCGGCGGGCGTGGAGACGTTCACCCGCTGA
- the rpl18a gene encoding 50S ribosomal protein L18Ae, with translation MTEFTVSGRFETREGAQSFTRSVDAPNENVARERTFSKFGAEHRLDRNQVEIEEVSA, from the coding sequence ATGACCGAGTTCACTGTGAGCGGTCGGTTCGAGACCCGCGAGGGGGCACAGTCGTTCACCCGGAGCGTGGACGCGCCCAACGAGAACGTCGCCCGCGAGCGGACGTTCTCGAAGTTCGGCGCCGAACACCGACTCGACCGCAATCAGGTCGAGATCGAGGAGGTGTCGGCATGA
- the pfdA gene encoding prefoldin subunit alpha has product MSLGGGGGGGGQQQLQQISQELEAIEAEIDELDEEIGDLRQEQSEIDEAVSAIETLESGATVQVPLGGGAYLRAEVQDIDEVIVSLGGGYAAEQEQDDAVDALERKRDTIDDQIDELRSEKAELESESDQLEQRAQQMQQQMQQQQMQQMQQMEDDGE; this is encoded by the coding sequence ATGAGCCTCGGTGGTGGCGGTGGTGGCGGCGGCCAGCAGCAACTCCAGCAGATCAGCCAGGAGCTGGAGGCCATCGAGGCAGAGATCGACGAGTTGGACGAAGAGATCGGTGACCTCCGTCAGGAACAGTCGGAGATCGACGAGGCGGTGTCGGCCATCGAGACGCTGGAGTCCGGCGCGACGGTCCAGGTCCCGCTGGGCGGCGGCGCCTACCTCCGCGCGGAGGTCCAGGACATCGACGAAGTGATCGTCTCGCTCGGCGGCGGCTACGCGGCCGAGCAGGAGCAGGACGACGCCGTCGACGCGTTAGAGCGAAAGCGCGACACCATCGACGACCAGATCGACGAGCTCCGGTCGGAGAAGGCGGAGTTGGAGTCGGAGTCCGACCAGCTGGAGCAGCGCGCCCAGCAGATGCAACAACAGATGCAGCAACAGCAGATGCAGCAGATGCAGCAGATGGAAGACGACGGCGAGTAA
- the ftsY gene encoding signal recognition particle-docking protein FtsY, with the protein MFDGLKDKLSSFREDATEEVEEKAAEVEAEAEAEAEAEAETTEEPTTEESAEPDDGDDSDDDGPGRLKRAAAFATGRVIIEEGDLEDQLWDLEMALLDSDVEMSVAEEMLESIRESLIGETRAQVETTEELVTEALHDALLDVIAVGQFDFERRVREADKPVTIVFTGINGVGKTTTIAKLSRYFEERGLSTVMANGDTYRAGANEQITEHAETLGTEIITHEQGGDPAAVIYDAVEYAEANDVDVVLGDTAGRLHTSEDLMEQLSKIDRVVGPDMTLFVDEAVAGQDAVERAREFDDAAAIDGAVLTKADADSSGGAAISVAYVTGKPILFLGVGQGYDDLERFEPEELVDALLGDGED; encoded by the coding sequence ATGTTCGACGGGCTCAAGGACAAGCTCTCCTCGTTCCGTGAGGACGCGACCGAGGAGGTCGAGGAGAAGGCCGCCGAGGTGGAGGCGGAGGCGGAAGCCGAAGCCGAGGCGGAAGCCGAGACCACGGAGGAGCCGACGACAGAGGAGTCCGCCGAGCCCGACGACGGCGACGACAGCGACGACGACGGACCGGGGCGACTGAAGCGTGCCGCCGCGTTCGCCACCGGGCGGGTTATTATCGAGGAGGGTGACTTAGAGGACCAGCTGTGGGACCTGGAGATGGCCCTGTTGGACTCCGACGTGGAGATGAGTGTCGCCGAGGAAATGTTGGAGTCGATCAGAGAGAGTCTGATCGGCGAGACCCGCGCACAGGTGGAGACGACCGAGGAGCTCGTGACGGAGGCGCTCCACGACGCCCTGTTGGACGTGATTGCGGTCGGACAGTTCGACTTCGAGCGCCGGGTTCGAGAGGCGGACAAGCCGGTCACCATCGTGTTCACCGGCATCAACGGGGTCGGGAAGACGACGACCATCGCCAAGCTGTCGCGGTACTTCGAGGAACGCGGGCTGTCGACGGTGATGGCCAACGGTGACACCTACCGTGCCGGCGCCAACGAGCAGATCACGGAACACGCGGAGACGCTGGGGACGGAGATCATCACCCACGAGCAGGGCGGTGACCCGGCGGCCGTGATCTACGACGCCGTGGAGTACGCCGAGGCGAACGACGTGGACGTAGTCTTGGGCGACACCGCCGGGCGGCTCCACACCTCCGAGGACCTGATGGAGCAGTTGTCGAAGATCGACCGGGTCGTCGGCCCGGACATGACGTTGTTCGTCGACGAGGCGGTCGCCGGCCAGGACGCCGTCGAGCGTGCTCGAGAGTTCGACGACGCGGCGGCGATCGACGGCGCGGTTCTGACGAAGGCGGACGCCGACTCCTCGGGCGGCGCCGCCATCTCCGTCGCGTACGTCACCGGGAAGCCGATCCTGTTCCTCGGTGTCGGTCAGGGGTACGACGATCTAGAGCGGTTCGAACCGGAGGAGCTCGTCGACGCGCTGCTGGGAGACGGAGAGGACTGA